A single region of the Paramicrobacterium fandaimingii genome encodes:
- a CDS encoding phospho-sugar mutase: MAENTHDPIIDTAKAWLVQDPDETTGIELDTLVRDAEAGSEIALDELHARFDSRLSFGTAGLRGRIGAGSARMNRVLVSQAAAGLAAFLRAREDSPSVVIGYDGRTNSDIFARDTAELMAGAGVRAILLPRLLPTPVLAFAVRHLGASAGVMVTASHNPPQDNGYKVYLGGDDDGSQIVPPVDGEIAEQIARVARDENVLTLPRTAGFETADESVVDAYVAAAAALLPRGAEQLSIVYTAMHGVGWQTFSSVIEAAGYSGVTSVAEQQEPDADFPTVSFPNPEEPGALDLSFALAREVGADLIIANDPDADRMSVAIPDASSAEGYRQLTGNEVGWLLGWDAARKAKAAGVTDAALACTIVSSPALGAVAAEYGLTFVETLTGFKWVSRVPRLVFGYEEAIGYLVNPDAVKDKDGISAGVAFLAVAAEAKADGLNVAQMLDGFTETFGFFASDQLSVRVTDLSVIAAIMAELRENAPSTIGGVSVTSVDDLLDGSGELPPTDALRFTLADGSRVMARPSGTEPKLKYYIDVTAPAEQSERARGVLTSIRSDLDAFSKRIAER; the protein is encoded by the coding sequence ATGGCTGAGAACACGCACGACCCCATCATCGATACGGCGAAGGCCTGGCTCGTGCAGGACCCAGATGAGACGACCGGTATCGAGCTCGACACCCTGGTTCGGGATGCAGAGGCCGGAAGCGAGATCGCACTCGACGAGCTTCACGCACGATTCGATTCGCGGCTCTCCTTCGGCACGGCTGGCCTGCGCGGCCGCATCGGCGCCGGGTCGGCGCGCATGAACCGCGTGCTCGTGTCGCAGGCAGCTGCCGGGCTCGCAGCGTTCTTGCGCGCGCGTGAGGACTCGCCCTCCGTCGTGATCGGCTACGACGGCCGCACAAACTCTGACATCTTCGCGCGCGACACCGCGGAGCTCATGGCGGGGGCCGGGGTTCGCGCCATTCTTCTGCCGCGGCTTCTGCCGACGCCCGTTCTCGCCTTCGCCGTTCGCCACCTCGGGGCATCCGCTGGCGTCATGGTGACGGCGAGCCACAACCCGCCTCAAGACAACGGCTACAAGGTCTACCTCGGCGGTGACGACGACGGCTCGCAGATCGTGCCTCCGGTCGATGGCGAGATCGCGGAGCAGATCGCCCGCGTCGCCCGCGACGAGAACGTTCTCACGCTGCCGCGCACCGCGGGGTTCGAAACGGCAGACGAGTCGGTCGTCGACGCGTACGTTGCCGCGGCGGCAGCCCTGCTCCCCCGTGGCGCAGAGCAGCTGAGCATCGTCTACACGGCGATGCACGGCGTCGGCTGGCAGACGTTCTCGAGCGTCATCGAGGCAGCGGGCTACTCCGGTGTCACGTCGGTTGCCGAGCAGCAGGAGCCCGACGCCGATTTTCCCACCGTGTCGTTCCCCAATCCCGAAGAACCGGGCGCCCTCGATCTCTCGTTTGCTCTCGCTCGCGAAGTCGGCGCCGACCTCATCATCGCCAATGATCCCGATGCCGACCGCATGTCTGTGGCGATTCCCGACGCCTCAAGCGCCGAGGGCTACCGTCAGCTCACCGGCAACGAGGTGGGGTGGCTGCTCGGCTGGGATGCCGCACGCAAGGCGAAGGCCGCTGGCGTCACGGACGCGGCGCTCGCGTGCACGATCGTGTCGTCACCCGCGCTGGGCGCGGTGGCAGCCGAGTACGGGCTGACGTTTGTCGAGACGCTCACGGGCTTCAAATGGGTGTCGCGCGTTCCACGACTGGTCTTCGGGTATGAAGAGGCAATTGGGTACCTCGTGAATCCGGATGCCGTCAAAGACAAAGACGGCATCTCGGCAGGCGTCGCGTTTCTTGCCGTGGCCGCCGAGGCCAAGGCCGACGGCCTCAACGTCGCGCAGATGCTCGACGGCTTCACCGAGACGTTCGGCTTCTTCGCGAGCGACCAGCTGTCTGTGCGCGTCACCGATCTCTCGGTGATCGCGGCGATCATGGCCGAGCTGCGCGAGAACGCACCGTCAACGATCGGCGGCGTCTCGGTGACGAGCGTCGACGACCTGCTCGACGGCTCGGGCGAGCTCCCGCCCACCGACGCGCTGCGCTTCACTCTCGCAGACGGGTCGCGGGTCATGGCGCGGCCAAGCGGAACCGAGCCGAAGCTCAAGTACTACATCGACGTCACCGCTCCCGCAGAGCAGAGCGAGCGAGCCCGCGGTGTGCTCACCAGCATCCGCTCTGACCTCGACGCCTTCTCGAAGCGAATCGCCGAGCGCTAG
- a CDS encoding purine-nucleoside phosphorylase, with translation MPETHTNPLDAATADPFEVAQLAAADIAKTTGVDHHDIALTLGSGWGKAADLIGETTATVPATEITGFSKPALDGHVGTIRSIVLPSGKRALVIGARTHYYEGHGVRRVVHSVRTAAAAGAKTMILTNGAGGIKEHWKPGTPVLINDHINLTSDSPLEGATFVDLTDLYAQRLRDIAHSVDPSLDEGVYCQFRGPHYETPAEVQMAKTLGGHIVGMSTALEAIAARQAGMEVLGMSLITNLAAGIQATPLSHEEVIEAGRAAEAAISTLLARIVTEL, from the coding sequence ATGCCAGAGACGCACACGAACCCGCTGGATGCTGCGACCGCCGACCCGTTCGAGGTCGCACAGCTCGCAGCAGCAGATATCGCCAAGACCACCGGCGTCGACCACCACGACATTGCACTGACGCTCGGCTCCGGGTGGGGCAAGGCCGCCGATCTCATCGGAGAGACGACGGCGACGGTGCCAGCGACAGAGATCACCGGGTTCTCGAAGCCCGCACTCGACGGCCACGTCGGCACGATTCGGTCAATCGTGCTGCCGAGCGGCAAGCGAGCTCTCGTGATCGGCGCACGCACGCACTATTACGAGGGCCACGGCGTTCGACGCGTCGTCCACTCGGTGCGCACGGCCGCCGCAGCGGGCGCGAAGACGATGATCCTGACCAATGGCGCCGGCGGCATCAAAGAGCACTGGAAGCCCGGAACCCCCGTGCTGATCAACGATCACATCAACCTCACCTCAGACTCGCCGCTCGAGGGGGCCACGTTTGTCGATCTCACCGACCTCTACGCGCAGCGGCTGCGCGACATCGCCCACAGCGTCGACCCGTCGCTCGACGAGGGCGTCTACTGCCAGTTCCGCGGCCCCCACTACGAGACGCCGGCCGAGGTGCAGATGGCGAAAACGCTCGGCGGCCACATCGTCGGAATGTCAACGGCCCTCGAGGCAATCGCCGCCCGCCAGGCCGGAATGGAAGTGCTGGGCATGTCGCTCATCACGAACCTCGCCGCCGGCATTCAGGCAACCCCATTGAGCCACGAAGAGGTGATCGAAGCCGGTCGCGCCGCAGAGGCAGCGATCAGCACCCTTCTTGCACGAATCGTCACGGAGCTGTAA
- a CDS encoding NAD(P)H-quinone dehydrogenase yields MAYEFERKQRIAVVGGGPGGYEAALSGAQLGAEVTLIERAGVGGSAVITDVVPSKGLIATAEAAKSISGASDLGVQFFARHDTTGKPIRPEVTVNLSAVNKRLTSLARQQSEDMRANLVHAGVRIVQGEGRLEGDNSVIVSTGPGGTDFDQVEADTIVVSVGASPRELPTAKPDGERILTWTQLYELDSIPEHLIVVGSGVTGAEFASAYCVLGAKVTLISSRDRVLPGEDIDAANVIERVFKRDGMNVLNKSRAEKVERTENGVIATLTDGRTVEGSHCLVAVGSVPNTENIGLTEAGVQLTESGHIRVNRVSRTSIPNIYAVGDCTAEIPLASVASMSGRTAVFHAMGDVVNPIEVRNVTSNIFTQPEIATVGWSQREIEEGIAQGTIYKLPLSANPRAKMIGVRDGFVKLFARQGSGTVIGGVIVAPRASELIFPLALAVEHRLTVDEVASAYTVYPSLTGSISDAARAMHIVL; encoded by the coding sequence ATGGCGTATGAGTTTGAACGCAAGCAACGGATCGCTGTTGTTGGCGGGGGCCCCGGCGGGTATGAGGCAGCACTTTCGGGCGCACAGCTCGGGGCCGAGGTTACGCTGATCGAGAGGGCGGGAGTCGGCGGGTCCGCGGTGATCACCGATGTCGTGCCGTCGAAGGGGCTGATCGCGACGGCCGAGGCGGCGAAGTCGATCAGCGGTGCCTCAGATCTGGGCGTGCAGTTCTTTGCCCGCCACGACACGACGGGCAAGCCGATCCGGCCCGAGGTCACGGTGAACCTGTCTGCGGTGAATAAGCGGCTGACGTCGTTGGCGCGGCAGCAGTCTGAAGATATGCGTGCGAACCTCGTGCACGCCGGAGTGCGCATCGTGCAGGGCGAGGGGCGACTTGAGGGCGACAACTCGGTGATCGTCTCGACGGGGCCTGGCGGTACAGACTTCGACCAGGTCGAGGCCGACACGATCGTCGTCTCAGTCGGCGCATCGCCGCGAGAGCTTCCCACGGCGAAGCCAGACGGGGAGAGAATCCTCACGTGGACGCAGCTGTACGAACTCGACAGCATCCCTGAGCATCTCATCGTCGTTGGCTCCGGTGTGACCGGCGCCGAATTTGCGTCAGCCTACTGCGTGCTCGGTGCGAAGGTGACGCTGATCTCGAGCCGCGACCGGGTTCTGCCTGGCGAAGACATCGACGCAGCGAACGTGATCGAGCGCGTGTTCAAGCGCGACGGCATGAACGTGCTCAACAAGTCGCGCGCCGAGAAGGTGGAGCGCACAGAGAACGGTGTGATCGCGACGCTCACAGACGGACGCACCGTTGAGGGCAGCCACTGCCTCGTCGCCGTCGGCTCGGTGCCCAACACCGAGAACATCGGTCTCACAGAGGCGGGCGTGCAGCTCACGGAGTCGGGGCACATTCGTGTCAACCGTGTGTCGCGCACGTCGATTCCAAACATCTACGCGGTCGGGGACTGCACGGCAGAGATTCCGCTTGCCTCGGTCGCATCGATGTCGGGGCGCACCGCCGTCTTCCACGCGATGGGCGACGTCGTCAATCCGATCGAGGTGCGCAACGTCACCTCCAACATCTTCACGCAGCCCGAGATCGCCACGGTGGGCTGGAGCCAGCGCGAAATCGAAGAGGGAATCGCGCAGGGCACGATCTACAAGCTGCCGTTGTCGGCCAACCCACGCGCAAAGATGATCGGCGTGCGCGACGGTTTCGTCAAGCTGTTTGCGCGTCAGGGATCGGGAACGGTGATCGGCGGGGTGATTGTTGCGCCGCGAGCATCCGAGCTGATCTTCCCGCTTGCGCTTGCTGTCGAGCACCGGCTTACCGTTGATGAGGTAGCGAGCGCCTATACGGTCTACCCGTCGCTTACGGGCTCCATTTCGGATGCTGCGCGGGCAATGCACATCGTGCTCTGA
- a CDS encoding type IV toxin-antitoxin system AbiEi family antitoxin domain-containing protein, with protein sequence MNRAEANEILIRHADFTASGRSHNHLVRAVRDGELVRIAPGVYVSADTWTSSYPDARHKLRVFAQLPRLGDVVYSHHSAASIHKSTLLGSWPDRVCVTVPPTGSKKGGRSSGAVTRKMAKLSADDVVTIDGVTVTSLARTAADLALMLPFTERVAMFDALRNRRHPMLTLAELTASLESQSKRPGYWRALQALAFSTDLSDSVQESRSRVLIHELGFPPPELQCTLTCDGKTYRADFWWKRYRHWAEFDGKGKYLSPEYQNGRSANEIVMAEKRREDAIRRNVDAFSRWEKRDLDDPQRLYRILSSKGLPSEGQRLLPE encoded by the coding sequence ATGAACAGAGCCGAGGCCAACGAGATACTTATCCGCCATGCCGATTTCACCGCGAGCGGCCGTTCGCACAACCACCTCGTTCGAGCGGTGCGAGATGGCGAACTTGTGCGGATCGCCCCTGGCGTCTATGTTTCGGCCGACACGTGGACGTCGTCCTACCCAGATGCGCGCCACAAACTGCGTGTTTTCGCGCAACTGCCTCGACTCGGCGATGTTGTTTACTCGCACCACTCGGCCGCGTCCATCCACAAGAGCACGCTTCTCGGCTCTTGGCCTGATCGCGTGTGTGTCACAGTTCCACCGACAGGCAGTAAAAAGGGCGGTCGCTCATCGGGGGCGGTGACGCGCAAGATGGCTAAGCTCAGCGCCGACGACGTCGTCACGATCGACGGTGTCACGGTAACGTCGCTTGCCCGCACGGCTGCGGATCTTGCCCTCATGCTTCCATTTACAGAGCGCGTCGCAATGTTTGATGCTCTACGGAATCGACGTCATCCGATGCTCACACTCGCCGAGCTGACGGCATCTCTCGAGTCGCAGTCGAAACGGCCCGGCTACTGGCGAGCGCTGCAGGCCCTTGCATTTTCGACGGATCTATCCGACTCCGTGCAGGAGTCACGCAGCCGCGTGCTCATTCACGAGCTCGGATTCCCGCCGCCAGAACTCCAGTGCACGCTGACGTGCGACGGCAAGACGTACCGAGCAGACTTCTGGTGGAAAAGATATCGTCACTGGGCGGAGTTCGATGGCAAGGGAAAGTACCTCTCGCCCGAGTATCAGAACGGGCGTTCAGCCAATGAGATCGTCATGGCTGAGAAGCGCCGTGAAGACGCGATCAGGCGCAATGTCGACGCATTCTCTCGCTGGGAGAAGCGCGATCTCGACGACCCTCAGCGTCTGTACCGCATCCTGTCATCGAAGGGGCTCCCCAGCGAAGGGCAACGTCTACTTCCCGAATGA
- a CDS encoding acetyl/propionyl/methylcrotonyl-CoA carboxylase subunit alpha, which yields MPRITKVLIANRGEIAVRIIRAARDSGRSSVAVYADQDRDALHVKLADEAYALDGTTSADTYLVIDKLLSVARRSGADAVHPGYGFLAENADFARAVIDAGLVWVGPSPEAIEQLGDKVTARHVAEKVGAPLAPGTLNPVENADEVLEFVDEHGLPVAIKAAFGGGGRGLKVARTRDEVAEQFESATREAVAAFGRGECFVEKYLDKPRHVETQCLADAEGTVAIISTRDCSLQRRHQKLVEEAPAPFLTDAQITQLYESSKAILAEVGYVGAGTCEFLIGTDGTVSFLEVNTRLQVEHPVSEEVTGIDLVREQFRIAEGGTIDYADPVASGHSFEFRINGEDPGRNFLPQPGPIHEFRTFGGPGIRLDSGVTTGDEISGAFDSLLGKLIVTGNTRAEALERSRRALEEFEVTGMPTVLPFHRKIVNDPAFTAEDGTFGVYTRWIETEFDNDIEPWDGELGDPKPLDERHSVVVEVSGKRLEVSLPSRILPTDAGSHRVAPAAPKRGGHARATATSSSNDIAAPMQATIVKLVAEEGQKVVKGDLLLVLEAMKMEQPIAAPRDGVVADINAPVGQTVSSGHRLLSIADV from the coding sequence GTGCCACGAATAACGAAGGTTCTGATCGCCAATCGCGGCGAGATCGCTGTCCGCATCATTCGCGCTGCTCGTGACTCGGGCCGGTCATCGGTCGCGGTGTACGCCGACCAGGATCGCGACGCCCTGCACGTCAAGCTCGCTGACGAGGCGTACGCCCTCGACGGCACGACGAGCGCCGACACGTACCTCGTGATCGACAAGCTCCTCTCGGTGGCCCGCCGGTCGGGCGCCGACGCCGTGCACCCCGGCTACGGGTTTCTCGCCGAGAACGCCGACTTCGCGCGCGCCGTCATCGACGCCGGCCTCGTCTGGGTCGGCCCCTCCCCCGAGGCGATTGAGCAGCTGGGCGATAAAGTCACCGCACGCCACGTCGCCGAGAAGGTGGGCGCACCACTCGCACCGGGAACGCTCAACCCCGTCGAAAACGCAGACGAGGTGCTCGAGTTCGTCGACGAACACGGGCTGCCCGTCGCCATCAAGGCGGCCTTCGGCGGAGGCGGCCGCGGGCTGAAAGTCGCGCGCACTCGCGACGAGGTAGCCGAGCAGTTCGAGTCGGCGACGCGCGAGGCCGTTGCCGCGTTCGGTCGCGGCGAGTGCTTCGTCGAGAAGTACCTCGACAAACCGCGTCACGTCGAGACCCAGTGCCTCGCGGATGCCGAGGGCACCGTCGCCATCATCTCCACGCGCGACTGCTCTCTGCAGCGCCGCCACCAGAAGCTCGTCGAAGAGGCGCCAGCGCCCTTTCTCACCGATGCGCAGATCACCCAGCTGTACGAGTCGTCGAAGGCGATCCTCGCCGAGGTCGGCTACGTCGGTGCGGGAACCTGCGAGTTCCTCATCGGCACGGATGGCACAGTGTCGTTCCTCGAGGTGAATACGCGACTCCAGGTGGAGCACCCCGTGTCCGAAGAAGTCACGGGCATCGACCTGGTGCGCGAGCAGTTCCGCATCGCCGAGGGGGGCACGATCGATTACGCCGACCCCGTGGCATCCGGTCATTCGTTCGAGTTTCGCATCAACGGCGAAGACCCGGGGCGTAACTTCTTGCCGCAGCCCGGCCCCATTCACGAGTTCCGCACGTTCGGCGGCCCCGGCATCCGCCTCGACTCGGGCGTCACAACGGGCGATGAGATCTCGGGAGCGTTCGACTCGCTGCTCGGCAAGCTGATCGTCACAGGCAACACCCGTGCCGAGGCACTGGAGCGCTCGCGTCGTGCCCTCGAGGAGTTCGAGGTGACCGGCATGCCGACGGTGCTGCCGTTCCACCGCAAGATCGTGAACGACCCGGCATTCACGGCCGAGGACGGCACGTTCGGCGTGTACACACGGTGGATCGAGACGGAGTTCGACAACGACATCGAGCCGTGGGACGGCGAGCTGGGCGACCCGAAGCCCCTCGATGAACGGCACAGCGTCGTCGTCGAGGTGTCGGGCAAACGCCTTGAGGTGAGCCTGCCCTCGCGCATTCTCCCAACGGATGCCGGTTCGCACCGGGTTGCTCCCGCCGCACCGAAGCGCGGAGGCCACGCTCGCGCGACCGCCACGTCGAGCAGCAATGACATTGCCGCGCCGATGCAGGCGACAATCGTGAAGCTCGTCGCTGAGGAGGGGCAGAAGGTCGTCAAGGGCGACCTGCTGCTTGTGCTCGAGGCGATGAAGATGGAGCAGCCGATCGCGGCACCCCGTGATGGCGTCGTCGCTGACATCAATGCCCCGGTGGGGCAGACCGTCTCGTCTGGTCATCGCCTGCTCTCGATCGCGGACGTGTAG
- a CDS encoding Maf family protein produces MSHPAPAREDHMPIFHLASTSPARRMLLAQAGINAHAFAPDVDEHAAVESAEREAGVPLTPSQTVDLLARAKAEAGARLLRQRGETSGLVFGGDSVFVLDGTIYGKPHTPEEARRRWLLQRGRTGTLFSGHCLIDLAANADARSVSASDVSFASDMTDGEIDAYIASGEPLSVAGAFTIDSLGSAFVDSVSGDPSTVVGLSIPALRRLVRELGFEWTHLWQPAPARAE; encoded by the coding sequence ATGTCACACCCCGCGCCCGCCCGAGAGGACCACATGCCCATCTTTCACCTGGCGTCGACGTCACCCGCCCGCCGCATGCTGCTGGCGCAGGCAGGAATCAACGCGCACGCCTTCGCGCCCGACGTCGACGAGCATGCCGCGGTCGAGAGCGCGGAGCGCGAAGCCGGCGTTCCCCTGACTCCGTCGCAGACCGTTGATCTGCTTGCGCGGGCCAAGGCGGAGGCCGGCGCGCGCCTGCTTCGGCAGCGAGGCGAGACGAGCGGCCTGGTGTTCGGCGGCGACTCCGTGTTCGTTCTCGATGGCACGATCTATGGCAAACCGCACACGCCGGAGGAGGCGCGGCGGCGCTGGCTGCTGCAGCGCGGGCGCACGGGAACGCTGTTCTCTGGGCACTGCCTGATCGACCTGGCAGCGAATGCCGACGCACGCAGCGTCTCGGCATCCGATGTCTCGTTCGCCTCCGACATGACAGACGGCGAGATCGACGCCTACATCGCGAGCGGCGAGCCGCTGAGCGTCGCCGGCGCGTTCACCATCGACAGCCTCGGGTCGGCGTTCGTCGATTCCGTGAGCGGCGACCCGTCAACGGTCGTCGGGCTCTCGATTCCGGCGCTGCGTCGGCTGGTGCGCGAACTCGGATTCGAGTGGACGCACCTCTGGCAGCCGGCGCCCGCGCGAGCGGAATGA
- a CDS encoding class I SAM-dependent RNA methyltransferase yields the protein MPTSAPEQPIELDISNVAHGGIFVARHEGRVVFVSDAIPGEKVLARVSDARKKSFWRAETVAVLEPSEHRRDHVWAEASVDRDPTERAGGAEFGHIALEHQRTLKHRVLSEAFEKFAGGPAPAFTVEAIAGDDEAGGRGWRTRVRLHVDENGRMGPYAARSHRVVPVTSLPLATPRLAELVELDALVEGAASIDLIDPSGSDALLCVGPDDLAAAGTVIERVGDRGFAVDAGGFWQVHRGAAATLTEAVQRAIDGALFEPRADNLDLYGGVGLLAAAVQDRFGDTVRMTSVEADAGATRHARRNLIAGNIEAETARVDRYLTNLLTRLSPVERRAFRDATVVLDPPRAGAGTQVTAQLAQLEPAQIVYVACDPVALARDAGAFAASGYELTSLRAFDLFPHTHHVEAVASFVRA from the coding sequence ATGCCAACGTCTGCGCCGGAACAGCCCATCGAGCTCGACATTTCTAACGTAGCGCACGGAGGAATCTTCGTCGCCCGCCACGAGGGCCGCGTTGTCTTCGTGAGCGATGCGATCCCAGGCGAGAAGGTGCTCGCGCGCGTGTCGGATGCGCGCAAGAAGTCGTTCTGGCGTGCTGAGACCGTCGCCGTTCTCGAGCCGTCGGAGCATCGACGCGACCACGTCTGGGCCGAGGCCTCCGTCGACCGCGACCCCACAGAGCGTGCCGGCGGCGCCGAGTTTGGGCACATCGCCCTCGAGCACCAGCGCACGCTCAAGCACCGGGTGCTGAGCGAGGCGTTCGAGAAGTTCGCCGGAGGGCCCGCTCCCGCGTTCACCGTGGAGGCGATTGCGGGTGATGACGAGGCGGGAGGCCGCGGCTGGCGCACGCGCGTGCGGCTGCACGTTGACGAGAACGGTCGAATGGGCCCCTACGCCGCGCGATCGCATCGGGTGGTTCCCGTCACGTCGCTTCCGCTGGCGACGCCGCGTCTGGCAGAGCTGGTCGAACTCGACGCGCTCGTCGAGGGCGCAGCATCCATCGATCTCATCGACCCGAGCGGCTCGGATGCTCTGCTCTGCGTCGGCCCCGACGATCTGGCGGCGGCGGGCACCGTCATCGAGCGGGTGGGTGACCGAGGGTTCGCCGTTGACGCGGGCGGCTTCTGGCAGGTGCACCGCGGCGCTGCGGCAACCCTGACCGAGGCCGTGCAGCGCGCCATCGACGGTGCGCTCTTCGAGCCGCGTGCCGACAACCTCGACCTGTACGGCGGCGTCGGGCTGCTTGCCGCGGCGGTGCAGGATCGATTCGGCGACACCGTGCGCATGACAAGCGTTGAAGCGGATGCCGGTGCAACGCGTCATGCTCGGCGCAACCTGATTGCGGGCAACATTGAGGCCGAGACGGCGCGCGTCGACCGGTATCTCACCAATCTGCTGACGCGGCTCTCGCCCGTCGAACGTCGCGCTTTTCGCGACGCGACAGTCGTGCTCGACCCGCCGCGCGCGGGCGCGGGCACGCAGGTCACCGCGCAGCTCGCCCAACTCGAACCGGCTCAGATCGTGTACGTCGCGTGCGATCCCGTGGCTCTCGCCCGCGACGCCGGCGCCTTTGCAGCATCCGGATACGAGCTCACCAGCCTGCGGGCCTTCGACCTTTTTCCGCACACCCACCACGTGGAGGCCGTCGCGTCGTTTGTGCGCGCCTGA
- a CDS encoding response regulator transcription factor, with amino-acid sequence MVSVAIIDDHESVRLGLQAACTGAGHTVAFSVSSVDDYLSAVSDTPGGEAPVDIAVLDLSLGDGSDVTTNVTRVQATGAAVLIHSIADRVALVRQALAAGAAGVIPKSSPTDVVIGSIEQVASGGVLNNLEWASAIEADSEFASVQLGRRERDVLHLYASGLPMKQVATELGVAPSTVKQHLDRIRKKYIEVGRPAPTKVDLLRRAVEDGILPELNPGGSDAG; translated from the coding sequence ATGGTGAGTGTGGCGATCATCGACGATCACGAGTCCGTGCGGCTGGGACTTCAGGCAGCGTGCACGGGTGCGGGGCATACCGTCGCCTTCAGCGTGTCGAGCGTCGACGACTATCTTTCGGCCGTGAGCGACACCCCGGGGGGTGAGGCTCCCGTCGACATCGCCGTTCTCGACCTGTCTCTCGGTGACGGCAGCGACGTCACGACAAACGTCACGCGCGTGCAGGCGACGGGCGCGGCCGTGCTCATCCACAGCATCGCCGACCGGGTGGCGCTCGTGCGGCAGGCGCTCGCCGCGGGGGCGGCCGGTGTGATTCCGAAGTCGTCTCCCACCGACGTGGTCATCGGGTCGATCGAGCAAGTCGCCTCGGGTGGGGTGCTCAACAACCTCGAGTGGGCAAGCGCGATCGAGGCAGATTCTGAGTTCGCGTCGGTGCAGCTCGGTCGGCGCGAGCGCGACGTGCTCCACCTCTATGCGTCGGGGCTGCCGATGAAGCAGGTGGCCACAGAGCTCGGCGTTGCGCCGTCAACAGTGAAGCAGCATCTCGACCGCATCCGCAAGAAGTACATCGAGGTGGGACGCCCGGCACCGACGAAGGTCGACCTGCTGCGCCGCGCCGTCGAAGACGGCATCCTCCCCGAGCTCAACCCGGGCGGATCGGATGCCGGGTAG
- a CDS encoding sensor histidine kinase: MPGSDSKPPVLASFEAGRRRSRVFTSTRVENMISLVLVIAVLVFGAQALVFAMMAPELPTPRSVQLAVGGSVDAGIVLLVLTFVPLVVVVVTGLLRRGLRTAAGVFAVVYIGALVVWPSSTGFQLGGQPGEPWIWYLLTVATACAAIAFPIVWAVAYTIGVPILFGLVRSIGPFGFRNIDVGILDALYGAIFGMVIVVLVVMFRQTARRVDAARDAALVRYDRAVRAHAIEAERVEVDALVHDNVLAALQAAERASGAEAERAAVQIAQHALTELREAGFDPAEDESSVTLKEMGGRLRIAAQMMEHDFQVESTAAAGAVVPQGVANAMGLAAVQAMVNSAEHAGGPAGAGAAAQVSRRVVVSNTRTTATIEVIDDGVGFDPAAVPTDRLGVRVSIVERMTAVGGDAQVRSAPGAGAVVVLRWSAEEARA, translated from the coding sequence ATGCCGGGTAGCGACAGCAAACCGCCTGTGCTCGCGTCGTTCGAGGCCGGGCGCCGCCGCTCGCGGGTCTTCACGAGCACGCGCGTCGAGAACATGATCTCGCTCGTGCTTGTCATCGCCGTGCTCGTGTTCGGCGCGCAGGCGCTCGTGTTCGCGATGATGGCACCCGAGCTGCCGACGCCTCGCTCGGTGCAGCTCGCTGTGGGCGGCAGCGTCGACGCGGGCATCGTTCTTCTCGTTCTCACCTTTGTTCCCCTCGTGGTCGTCGTGGTCACGGGACTGCTGCGGCGCGGATTGCGCACCGCAGCCGGGGTCTTCGCCGTCGTCTACATCGGCGCTCTCGTCGTCTGGCCCTCGTCCACCGGATTTCAGCTCGGCGGGCAGCCGGGGGAGCCGTGGATCTGGTACCTGCTCACCGTCGCGACGGCGTGTGCGGCAATCGCCTTTCCCATCGTGTGGGCCGTCGCGTACACGATCGGCGTGCCGATTCTGTTCGGACTCGTTCGCTCGATTGGGCCATTCGGCTTCCGCAACATCGACGTGGGCATTCTTGACGCCCTGTACGGCGCGATCTTCGGCATGGTGATCGTCGTGCTCGTCGTGATGTTTCGGCAGACAGCGCGACGAGTGGATGCTGCGCGCGACGCCGCGCTCGTGCGCTACGACCGCGCCGTTCGTGCCCATGCCATCGAGGCGGAACGCGTCGAGGTCGACGCCCTCGTGCACGACAACGTGCTTGCCGCGCTGCAGGCGGCCGAGCGCGCGTCGGGCGCTGAAGCGGAGCGCGCCGCCGTGCAGATCGCGCAGCACGCCTTGACGGAGCTGCGCGAGGCGGGCTTCGACCCGGCAGAAGACGAGTCATCTGTGACGCTCAAAGAGATGGGCGGACGCCTGCGCATCGCTGCCCAGATGATGGAGCACGATTTTCAGGTAGAAAGCACGGCAGCGGCTGGAGCCGTTGTTCCGCAGGGGGTCGCCAACGCCATGGGGCTCGCTGCGGTGCAGGCGATGGTCAACAGCGCAGAACATGCTGGGGGCCCGGCAGGCGCGGGGGCAGCCGCCCAGGTGAGCCGCCGCGTCGTCGTCTCCAACACTCGCACGACGGCGACGATCGAGGTGATCGACGACGGCGTCGGCTTCGATCCCGCCGCCGTTCCCACTGACCGCCTCGGCGTTCGCGTGTCGATCGTCGAGCGCATGACGGCGGTCGGTGGCGATGCGCAGGTGCGCTCGGCTCCGGGCGCTGGCGCTGTCGTCGTGCTGCGCTGGTCTGCAGAGGAGGCGAGGGCGTGA